Proteins encoded in a region of the Triticum dicoccoides isolate Atlit2015 ecotype Zavitan chromosome 3A, WEW_v2.0, whole genome shotgun sequence genome:
- the LOC119267544 gene encoding sodium/calcium exchanger NCL1-like produces MAIRRQRRSFPLVPFLVSLLAVAAYGRLISDGMPATPSSSVLASPLSSAAIRLNSSSPATAAVEECEQTYGFLPCTTTVFGNMFLVLTYGFLMFKAATFLSAGSELLLEIMGPGLVGGLLLPILGALPDALLVLVSGLSGTKETAQSQVLIGMGLLAGSTVFLLTLLWGTCVVVGKCDVGEDGVAIDSTDTKGFSLSGSGITTDVQTSYAARIMAISVIPFVIAQFPKMLYTHHGERLAILLALIASFSLVLAYCLYQVFQPWVQKRKLAYAKHKHVISGILQHAQKQALGRMLNDDGSPNENVIRKLFHKIDNDDSRNLSRAELHALIIGINFDEIDFDKNDAVDKIMDDFDTSGNDTVEEDEFVAGMKTWLNEAKQKVAASGAYSNKFVNDYHARTREEHDQLVDRSDEAVESVENPGWCIAKAVGYLILGATICAAFADPLVDAVHNFSNATHIPSFFVSFIGLPLATNSSEAVSAIIFASRKKQRTCSLTFSEVYGGVTMNNTLCLGVFLALIYFRELTWDFSSEVLVILLVCVIMGLFTSFRTSFPLWTCLVAYLLYPLTLAVVYVLDFVFGWS; encoded by the exons ATGGCGATTCGCCGGCAGCGCCGCTCCTTCCCGCTCGTCCCCTTCCTCGTCTccctcctcgccgtcgccgcctaTGGCCGCCTCATCTCCGACGGCATGccggccaccccgtcctcctccgtCCTCGCGTCTCCGCTGTCCTCGGCCGCCATCCGCCTCaactcctcctcgccggccaccgCCGCGGTCGAGGAGTGCGAGCAGACGTACGGCTTCCTCCCGTGCACCACCACCGTGTTCGGGAACATGTTCCTGGTGCTCACCTACGGGTTCCTCATGTTCAAGGCGGCCACGTTCCTGTCGGCCGGCAGTGAGCTGCTGCTGGAGATCATGGGCCctggcctcgtcggcggcctcctcctccccatcctcggcgccctccccgacgcgctcctcgTGCTCG TATCTGGTCTCTCTGGGACTAAAGAGACCGCACAAAGTCAGGTCCTCATTGGGATGGGGCTGCTTGCTGGTTCGACCGTCTTTCTTCTCACCCTGCTTTGGGGAACTTGTGTTGTTGTTGGCAAGTGTGATGTTGGGGAAGACGGTGTTGCTATTGATTCAACTGACACTAAGGGCTTCAGCTTGAGTG GCTCTGGCATTACAACTGATGTGCAGACCAGCTATGCAGCACGAATCATGGCCATttctgttattccctttgtcattgctcAGTTCCCGAAAATGTTGTATACTCACCATGGGGAGCGCCTGGCCATCTTGCTGGCCCTAATTGCATCGTTCTCACTTGTACTCGCCTACTGCCTGTATCAG GTTTTCCAGCCTTGGGTTCAGAAGAGGAAGCTCGCATACGCAAAGCACAAGCATGTGATCTCTGGGATCCTACAGCATGCCCAAAAGCAAGCACTGGGCCGGATGCTTAACGATGACGGCTCACCTAATGAAAACGTCATAAGAAA GCTGTTCCACAAGATTGACAATGATGACAGCCGTAACCTGTCACGAGCAGAGCTACATGCGCTTATTATCGGGATCAACTTTGATGAGATTGACTTTGACAAGAATGATGCAGTCGATAAGATCATGGACGACTTTGATACTTCAGGCAATGACACTGTGGAGGAGGATGAGTTTGTCGCGGGAATGAAAACATGGCTTAATGAGGCGAAGCAAAAAGTGGCGGCTAGTGGTGCCTACTCTAATAAGTTTGTCAACGACTACCACGCT AGAACCAGGGAGGAGCATGACCAGTTGGTCGACAGATCTGACGAGGCAGTGGAGAGCGTCGAGAACCCTGGCTGGTGCATTGCCAAAGCCGTGGGGTACCTGATTCTCGGTGCTACCATTTGTGCCGCATTTGCAGACCCGCTCGTTGATGCTGTCCACAACTTCTCTAACGCCACACACATCCCGTCCTTCTTTGTCTCGTTCATCGGCCTCCCGCTGGCAACCAATTCCAGCGAGGCTGTCTCGGCCATCATCTTCgccagcaggaagaagcagaggacTTGCTCCCTTACTTTCTCGGAG GTGTACGGCGGTGTGACCATGAACAACACACTGTGCCTGGGCGTGTTCTTAGCGCTCATCTACTTCAGGGAGCTGACGTGGGACTTCTcctcggaggtgctcgtcatcctgCTCGTCTGTGTCATCATGGGCCTCTTCACAAGCTTCCGGACCAGCTTCCCGCTCTGGACCTGCCTGGTGGCGTACCTGCTGTACCCTCTGACACTCGCCGTCGTCTACGTCCTTGACTTCGTCTTCGGCTGGTCATAG